Genomic DNA from Acuticoccus sp. MNP-M23:
TTCGACACCATGTGGTCGGCTTTGTCGCAGCATTTTGCCGATCCGCGGCTGCGCCAGCTTTTCGGCCGGTATGCGACGTATTGTGGCGCCTCACCCTTTGCCGCACCGGCAACCTTGATGCTTGTGGCGCATGTGGAGCAATGCGGGGTCTGGGCCATCGACGGGGGGGCGGCGGCCCTTGCCAGGGCCATCGGCGATTCGTTCGAGCGGCATGGCGGCACGGTCTTGCTCGATGCGCATGTGGACGACATCCGCATCAAGGATCGCCGCGTCGAGGGTGTGGTGGTGGATGATTGTCTGGTCAAGGCCGACAGCGTCATCTTTGCCGGGGATGCGGCGGCGGTGGGGGCCGGGCTGCTGGGGCGGATGGCATCGCGCGCTGCGCCATATGTCAGCCCGCGCCACCGTTCGCTCTCCGCCGTCACTTTTGTGGCACAGGCGCGGTCCGAGGCGCCGCTCGACTATCATACGGTGGCGTTCGGGCCAGATTATCCGGCCGAATTCAAGGCGCTGTTCGGCAACCGGACCATGCCCGAAGAGCCGACCGTCTATGTTTGCGCGCCCGAACCACCAGCGGAGCCCGGCGGCACGCAGGGTATTCTCATCATTTTGAATGCGCCGGCCGACGGCGACATCCGTCACTATGGCGAGGAGGACATCGCCCGATGCAAAGAACAGGTGATGGCGACACTGGGCCGCTGCGGGCTGCCAGTCACCCTGGAGGCAGCGGTCTCATCGACGCCGACGGACTTTGCGGCAATGCTGCCGGGGACGGGGGGCGCGATCTACGGCCGGGCCTCGCACGGGTGGACGGCATCGTTCCAGCGCCCGGCGCTGCGCACGCGCACGCGGGGGCTCTATCTGGCGGGGGGCAGCGTGCATCCGGGGCCCGGGGTGCCGATGTCGGCACTGTCTGGCCAGATGGCGGCCGAAGCATTGATCAGGGACTTCGCTTTGACGCGCCAGTCCCGCCCGGCGGCTATGTCTGGTGGTACCTCGATGGGGTCAGCGCGGACGGCAACCACGCCATCACGGTAATTGCGTTCATCGGAAGCGTGTTCTCGCCCTATTATGCGTGGTCCGGCAAGCGGGAGCCGCTCAACCACGTTGCGGTCAACGTTGCGCTCTATGGCAAACCGTCCCGCTGGGCGATGACGGAGCGGACCCGCCGGGACGCGGAGCAGACGCAGACCGGGTTTCGCGTGCGCACCAGTGCAATCGAGCAGCTGGGCGACGGCCGCATCAAGATCGTGATCGACGAGCGTGGCGCGCCGATCCCGCGCAAGGTCCGCGGTGAAATCATCCTCTCCCCGTCGGCCATTGCGCGCACCGCCTATCCCATCGACAGGGCGGGAGAGCACCTGTGGCGCCCGATTGCGCCATCGGCCGGCGTTTCGGTCCGCATGAGTGCGCCTGACCTGTCCTGGGAGGGGACCGGGTACGTGGACATGAACTGGGGCATGAAGCCTCTGGAGCGCACGTTCGACCATTGGGACTGGATGCGCGTCGACCTGGGGGAGGGCCGTTCGGCGGTGTTCTACGACACCGAGGAGCTGTCCGGCGGGGGGCGGCAACTTGCGCTGCTTTGCGCACCGGACGGGACGGCCGAACCGATGCCTGCGCCCCGGCGCCACAGATTGCCCGGCACGCTCTGGCGCGTCCCTCGCTCCGGCTGGTCCGATGGCGAAGGGCCAACGGTGCGGCGAACGCTGGAAGATACCCCGTTTTACGTGCGAACGGAGCTGGACGTGGACATTCTGGGCGCGCGGCGAACGGCGATCCAGGAAACGCTTTCGCTCAGCCGCTTCCGCAACACAATCGTACAGCTGATGCTGCCCTTTCGGATGCCCAGATCGCTCTGAACCTTATCAAACAGGCCTATGATTTTCGGTTCTGACGCATCGCTCTAATGTCCCAGATGGCGAAAGCGATGCACCCACCGAAAATCAAGATAAGTTCCATTAAAATCAGAAGACCACCGTCCATTTACCTAGTCCTCCTGGTCAGACAATTGTATGAGTTTCTTGAAACAGGCACACATCATGAGGCATTGCGGCGCATGATGCTATAGTTGAGCGCGCTCGCAAAGCCGACCCAAAGAAGATACGGCACCATCAGGTAGGCCGCTATCGGGGAATGGGGGTAGAATGCCAGGATTGTCGCGGCGATTGTGACGAACATCAAAATTGCGTCAGCAAGGGCAAGGTCGACCCGTCGCGCGCCGAAGAACAAAGCCGACCAGCCCGCGTTGGCGACAAGCTGCAACCCGTAGAGCATGAGGGGGACCGTGCGCTCGCCCGGCGCAGCGTCAACCGTGAAGCGGTAGCCGGCGTAGGCGATCATCAGGAAAAGCAAGGTCCAGGCCGGACCGAACAGCCAGTCCGGCGGGGTCCACGGCGGCTTGTTGAGGGCCCGGTACCAAGCGCCGGGCATGAAGAACGCACCGCTGGATGCGGCGAGAACGTTGACGCCTATAAAAACCAGAAAAAGCGTCCAGTTCTCCATGTCAGTCTCCAAAACTGCGCCAGAGACGCATTGCGTGAGATATAGTTCCGGCCCGCATTATCAAGCGCGCCCGCTTCAAGGCCGGGGGTCAGACAGAAGCGAGAGGAGCAGCGCCAGTGCAGTGTCCACACTGGCAAGCCGCACCGCACCGCGACCGATATCACCAAACTTCATCGCGCGGTGAAGTGTTAGCGTTCCATCGCTGGCGCCAAAATGCACGAGCCCCACAGGCTTTGACGCCGAGCCGCCACCCGGTCCCGCAACGCCCGTTATGGACACCGCTGCCACTGTGATGCCGGGCCGGTACGCTGCGGCGCACGCGGCCTCCGCCATCGCGCGGGCGGTTTCTTCGCTGACCGCGCCATGCTGTTCGATGACGAAGGAGGGAACACCAAGGCGGACCTTGGCATCGTTGGAGTAGGTGATGAAGCCGCCTTCAACCGCGTCGGACGACCCGGCAATGGCGGTCAGCACCGCCGCGACGAGGCCGCCGGTGCACGATTCTGCCGTCACCAACATCTTGCCGCGGGCGCGTGCTGCATCGAGCACCGCTTCTGCCCGCCGGCCCAGCTCATCGTCAAAGGGTGAAATCATCGCCGGCGCACCGTGGCCAGCGCCTGGGCGGCAATACCCTCGCCGCGGCCGGTAAAGCCGAGACGCTCGGTGGTGGTCGCCTTCACCGAAACGGACTCGGGAGGCAGCGAGCAGATTTCGGCTATCCTGTCGCGCATGGCGTCCCGCACCGGGCCGATTTTCGGCGTTTCGCAGATGACCGTCAGGTCCAGATGGACGATTTCGCCGGCAGCACGCACCCGCTCGCACGCATAAGCGAGAAACTGGTCGGATGCTGCGCCGCGCCATTTCGGATCGGACGGGGGGAAGTGGTGGCCAATGTCGCCGTCGCCGATGGCACCGAACAGCGCGTCGGTCAGCGCATGGAGTGCCACGTCCGCATCGCTGTGGCCATCGAGGCGCACGGGGCTCTCCAGCGTGAGGCCGCCCAGAATGAGCGGTCCGCCGGGGACCAGACGGTGGACGTCGAACCCTTGGCCGACGGTGGTGATGGCGAACGCGCGTGCGGCATCCGCAAGGTCGTCGGCGGTGGTGAGCTTGTAGTTGGCCCGTTCGCCCTCCACCACGCGCACGGGATGACCGGCCGCTTCCATCAGGCCGGCGTCGTCGGTGAGTGTGTCTGCGGCTGCAGCGTGGGCTGCCTGCAGCGGGGCGAAATGGAAGCCCTGGGGCGTCTGCGCCTGGACAAGACCGTCCCGCGCGACGGTTTCCGTCACGTTATCGCCGTCAACGCGCTTCAGCGTATCGGCCACGGCAACCGCCGGGATCACCGCAGACGCCGTGGCAAGGGCCTCCACCACGCGGGTCACCACGGCGGCGCTGACGAACGGGCGCGCGCCATCGTGGATCAGCACGTTGTCCGGCGGGTCGCCGGCAAGGGCATCCATCGCGGCGGCGACGGAGGCCTGGCGCGTGCCCCCGCCGGTGACGGTGAGAATGCGCGCGCGCCGGCTGCCGATGGCGGCATCGAACGCCGCCGCATCGTCCGGCCCGATGGCCACTGCAACGCGCCGGATCAGCGGGTGGTGCAAAAGCGCGTCCACGCAGCGCGCCACCACCGGCACACCGCCAATGGGCAGGAATTGTTTCGGCGTGGCGCTGCCCGAACGTGTGCCGCGCCCGGCTGCCACCACCACGGCATCGGTTTTATTCACCATTTCGGTCCGGTTTTTATCTTTCAACGGGTTTGCCGTATCGACTGCTTGCGCATTTTTCTGCCATGGTCAAAATGTGTGCATATACCAGTTCGGGGACCGTTGTCGGAATTGGAAGATTTGAGGTTCGAACGCGTCACGCCATGAATGTTGTCACAGTTGGCTCCCTCGCAATCAAGGGGCGGGCGTTCCTCGCGCCGATGTCCGGCATCAGCGACTGGCCGTTCCGCAGGCTTGCCGCCCGGTTCGGCGCATCGCTTGTCGTCAGCGAGATGGTGGCGAGCGATCGGCTGATCGCGCGGGAGGCCGAAACCCGCCTCAAGCTGGAGGGGGCCGGGCTGGACATCCACGCCGTGCAGCTTGCCGGCTGCCGCGCGCAAGACCTTGCCGAAGCTGCGCGCCTTGCCGAAGCCGCCGGCGCCCACCTCATCGACATTAACATGGGCTGCCCGGCCAAGCGCGTCGTGGGCGGCTGGGCGGGCTCCGCGCTGATGCGTGACCTCGACCATGCGGCTCGGCTGATCGCGGCAACCGTGGCCGCCGTCTCCGTCCCGGTCACCGTGAAGATGCGGCTTGGCTACGACCGCACGAACCTCAACGCACCCGAGCTTGCGCGGCGCGCGGAGGCGGAAGGGGCGAAGCTCGTCACCGTCCACGGCCGCACCCGCTGCCAGAAATACAAGGGTTGCGCCGACTGGGCGGCAATCGCGCCGGTCAAGCGTGCCGTCCTTGTTCCGGTGATTGCCAACGGCGACTGTGCCGGCATCGCCGACGCCCGCGCCATGATGGCAGCGTCAGGCGCCGATGGCGTCATGGTCGGCCGCGCGAGCCTTGGCGCACCGTGGCTGCCGGGCGCGATCGCCGCCGCCCTCGACGGAAAGCCCGTGCCGAACACCCCCTCGCTCGCAGAGCGCGCTGCAATCGCACAGGAACACCTCGACATGCTGAGTGCATCGGCTGGACCCATCCTCGGCGTGCGGCTGATGCGCAAGCACACCGCCGCCTACATCGACGGCCTCGCGGTGCCCGAAGCGCTGCGCCGGGCGGCACTCACGGCCGAAACGCCGCGCATTGCCGCCGAAGCGCTGCGGGCCGTGTTCGACGCGGCCGAACCCATGACCGGAAAGGCGGCCGCATGAACATGTCTTCTCGCCGGATCACGCCGCCCGCAATTCTCAATGCGTTGCCCCACGCCATCCTCGTCCTCAATGGCGAGGACGAGATCATTACCGCCAACGATGCCGCACAGGCCTTCTTCGGTGTCAGCCTCACCCACATGCGCAAGCGGCCGCTCTCCGCCTTCGCACCGTTCGGCTCGCCGCTCCTGTCGCTGCCCGCCATGGTGCGGGCGGAAAATGCGTCGCTGGTGGAATACCGGGTCGACCTGTCGTCGCCGCGCGGGTCGGGGGCCGGCCACATTGTCGACATTCATGCCGTGCCGATGCCGGAAGACCCCGAGGTGGTGGTCCTGACGCTCGACCGGCCGTCCATGGCCGAGAAGATCGACCGGGCGCTCACCTCGCGCAGTGCGGCGCGCTCCGTGTCCGGTCTTGCAGCAATGCTTGCCCACGAAATCCGCAATCCGCTGTCCGGCATCCGCGGGGCCGCCCAGCTCATCGAGCCGGCGCTCAATGAAAGCGACCGGCTGCTTGCCCAGCTCATCACCGACGAGACCGACCGCATCGTCAAGCTGATCGACCGGATGGAGGTGTTCGGCGACGCGCGTCCGGTGCAGCGCACGCCGGTCAACATCCACGATGTGCTGGAACATGTGGAGCGGCTCGCCCGGTCCGGCTTTGCGCGCGGGATCGAGATCCGCAAGCAGTTCGACCCTTCGCTGCCGTTCGTGCACGCCAATCGCGACCAGCTTGTGCAGGTTTTCCTGAACCTCGTGAAGAATGCAGCGGAGGCCGGGGGCGACAAGGGCACGATCACCCTCACCACCGCCTTCCGTCCCGGCATGCGCGTGCAGGCGCCGGGGTCGCCCCACAAGGTGCGCCTGCCGCTGGAGTTTTGCGTCAAGGACGACGGGCCGGGCGTGCCGGATGATCTGGTGCCGCATCTGTTCGAGCCGTTCGTCACCACAAAAACCAACGGAACTGGCCTTGGACTTGCCCTTGTTGCCAAGATCATCGGCGATCATGGCGGCGTGATCGAGATCGATTCCGGCCAGGGCTCCGGCACCACAGTCCGTATTCTGATGCCCGCGTATGAGGGCAATGACACCGAGGAGCTTCAATGACGGGGACGATCCTTGTCGCCGACGACGACGGCGCGATCCGTACTGTCCTGAACCAGGCGCTGTCGCGCGCAGGGTACGATGTGCGCTGCACCGGGAACGCTGCAACGCTGTGGAGCTGGATCGATCGCGGTGAGGGCGATCTGGTCATCACCGATGTCATCATGCCCGACGAAAACGCCTTCGAGCTTCTGCCCCGCGTGAAAAAGCGCCGGCCGGACCTGCCGGTGGTGGTGATCAGCGCGCAAAACACCTTCATGACCGCCATCCGCGCCTCCGAGCGCGGGGCCTACGAATATCTGCCCAAGCCGTTCGACCTGAAGGAACTCATCAGTGTCGTGGGCCGGGCGCTGGCCGAACCGCGCTCGCGTCAGCTTGAGAAGCTGCCCGACGTCGGCGAGCCCATGCCACTTGTGGGCCGCTCGCCGGCGATGCAGGAAATCTACCGGGTGCTGGCCCGGCTGATGCAGACCGATCTCACGGTCCTGATCCACGGCGAAAGCGGCACCGGCAAGGAGCTGGTCGCCCGCGCCCTGCACGACTACGGCAAGCGCCGCAAAGGCCCGTTCGTCGCCATCAACATGGCGGCAATCCCCAAGGAGCTGATCGAGGCGGAGCTGTTCGGCTACGAAAAGGGCGCCTTCACCGGCGCCACCAGCCGCCATCCCGGCCGGTTCGAGCAGGCCGAGGGCGGCACGCTGTTCCTGGACGAGATCGGCGACATGCCCATGGAGGCGCAGACGCGGCTTCTGCGCGTGCTGCAGGAGGGGGAATACACCACTGTTGGCGGACGGACACCGCTGCGCACCAACGTGCGCATCGTGGCGGCCACCAACCGGGACCTGCGCCAGTGGATCGGGCAGGGGCTGTTTCGCGAGGACCTGTATTTCCGCCTCAACGTCGTGCCGCTGCGCCTGCCGCCGCTGCGCGAGCGCAAGGAGGACGTTCCGGATCTGGCGCACCATTTCTTTGCCGTGTGCGAAGCGGAGGGCCTGCCCGTCAAGCGGATGGACACCGAGGCGGTTGCCGCGCTGCAGAACCACCGCTGGCCTGGCAACGTCCGTGAGCTGGAAAACCTCATCCGCCGCATCGCAGCGCTCTACCCCGAAGACGTCATCACCGCGCAGCACATCGAGAACGAACTCGATGACGGCCCGGCGCAACCGGCCGCAACGCCCGCCGGCAACCCCAGCGAGACGTTGCAGGAATCCGTGGAGCGTCACCTCAGCGACTATTTTGCCGAGTTCGGTTCGGCGTTGCCACCGCCCGGCCTCTACCACCGGATCATGCGCGACGTGGAATATCCGCTTGTGAGTGCGGCGCTGGCCGCAACGCGGGGCAACCAGATCAAGGCCGCCGAGCTTCTGGGCGTCAACCGCAACACGCTGCGCAAGAAGATCCGCGATCTGGACGTGCGGATGATGCGCGGGGTGCGCTGATCCGCAGCCTGTCAGGCGGTCGGCCGAACCCGTTAGCGCGCCATTTTCAGGAGCCTGCCCCGATGGCGCGGGCGGGTTCTGCTGCACTGCAGCAGGACCTTTGTGATGCAGCGCAAAAAAGATGGATCGAAACCGGTCGTTTCTTCGTTGTCAGTGAAACTAAGGAGTCTTCCATGGCCGATATCATTCGCATTATCTGTGCAGTTCTGCTTCCGCCGCTCGGCGTGTTCCTTCAGGTCGGCCTCGGTCTGCAGTTCTGGCTCAACATCCTGCTGACGCTTTTCGGCTACATCCCCGGCATCATCCACGCCATCTGGATCATTGCGCGCCGCTAGCAGCGCCTGGCGCCAGTAGCGAATTAAAAGGGCGAGCCGCGTCATGCGGCTCGCCCTTTTAATTTGCCCGCCTGCGCGGGCAGCGTCTCGCAAACGCCTGGCGGGTCGATGCCAGACGAATGGGCCGTTGTCAGCGCACGCGGTTGTCGCAGCTGAAGTCCGCAACACAGCCGGCCACATGCGCGGTATCCACATTGCGCATGATGATCACAAGCGGGCCGATCATCAGAAGGCCCAGGAGGGTCAACGCCGTGATGGCGCCCATGGTGTCCCGCATCAAAACCTCACATCGGTTGTCGCCGCACGGCCGGGCAGCCGGGCTGGTCTCGTCCTGTCTCACATTGCCGCCGGTCTTGCGCTTCAAGCCAGTTGGCGCCGTGGTGCAGACCAATCAACATTGCCCCGTCTAAGTCTCATGAGCGCCCTTGACGACGGCTGAACGGGTTCGGTGCAATTGGACAGGCCTTGCACATGAGCTGCGCTTGCGGCAGGCGCGGACGCCGGAAAACACGTCAGAATGAGAGCGCGGCGGGCGCAAAATGCTTCCGTTCCGCTGCGCAGCGGCGTAGGAGGGCCGCATATGAACGCTTCAATCTCGCTCCACGACACGCGAACGCGCCGCAAGGCCCCGTTCACCCCCATCGATCCGGCGAACGTGCGCGTCTATGTGTGCGGGCCGACGGTGTACGACCTTGCCCACATCGGCAACGCGCGCCCCAACATCGTGTTCGATGTCCTGTTCCGCGTGCTGCGGCAGACCTACGGCGCCGACCACGTCACCTATGTGCGCAATTTCACCGATGTGGATGACAAGATCAACGCGCGGGCGGCCGAACGCGGCATTTCCATCGCCGAGCTGGCAGACGGGACCATCGCCGCATTCAATGCCGACATGGCGGCCCTCGGGTGCCTCGAGCCGACCCGGCAGCCCCGCGCCACCCACCATATCGCCGACATGCGCCAGATGATCGACCGTCTGGTCGAGACCGGCAACGCCTATGTGGCGGAGGACCATGTCCTCTTCGCCGTCGCCTCCATGGACGATTATGGCGCGCTGTCGGGCCGAAGCCTCGACGAGATGATGGCCGGCGCCCGCGTGGAGGTCGCCCCTTACAAGCGCGACCCCATGGACTTTGTCCTGTGGAAGCCATCCCGCGAAGGCGAGCCGGGGTGGCCGAGCCCTGCCGGCATTGCGGCTGAGGGGCGGCCGGGCTGGCATATCGAATGCTCGGCCATGGCCCACACCCACCTTGGCGACACGTTCGACATCCACGGTGGCGGGATCGACCTTGCCTTCCCCCACCACGAGAATGAGCGGGCGCAGACCAAGAGCGCGCTGGGCGTCTCGGAAATGGCCTCGGTCTGGATGCACAACGGCTTCCTCCAGGTGGAGGGCCGCAAGATGGCGAAGTCCGAAGGCAACTTCATCACCATCCGCGATGCGCTGTCGGAGGCATCCGGCGCCGTGGTGCGCCTTGCAATGCTGATGACCCACTACCGCCAGCCGATCGACTGGACGGCGACCCGGCTTGGCGAGGCCGATGCCATCTTGAAGGCATGGACCCATGCGCCGGCCGCCGCTGCGCCGGGCGCGGTGGACGAGGCGGTGCTTGCGGCGCTCGCAGACGATCTCAACACCCCGCTCGCCATCGCGCGCCTCGGCGAGCTTGCACGGTCCGGCGCCGATACGCTGGACGCCAGCGCGCTTCTTCTTGGCATCGACGTTGCGGCCATCCGCACCACCACCACGGCTGCAAGCAACAACGCACGCGCTGCAATTGCCCCGCAGGTGGAGGCGCTCATTGCAGACCGGCTCGCAGCCCGCGCCGACCGCCGTTTTGCCGATGCCGACCGGATCCGCGACGAGATCGTCGCCCTCGGCGTACGGATCATGGACGGCAAGGCCGCGGACGGAACGCTGGTGACCGAGTGGGATCTGGGCGGCTGACCCGAGCCTTCCGGCAGGTGGCGCGTTGTCCGGCGCTTTAGAGCCGGTCGAGCCGCTGGTCGATGTGATCGGATAGCCGGCGGGGCCACCTGCGGTGCGCGTCGCGTGCCCTCAGCGCCCGCAGGTCGCTGTCCTGGGGCGCGGACAGTGCGATCTCGGCCGGCCCGTCGACCCGCCGCGCATCGGTGGTCTGCGCAATTGTGCGCCCCTCCGCACGGCCATAAAGCACGTAGTGCACGAAGGGCGGCAGGTCGCCCACGGCGGTATCGGCGTTGATTGCGATGTAGCCGTCGGTCGAGAACCACGGCGCAGGGTCGAACCCCTGCTGCCAGCCTTCGCGGATATAATGTTCGGCCGGCGATATGTCCCGCTCGCGCACATGCGGGTAACGCGACAGGTAGTAGCGTTCGTCGAACAGCGGCTCGATCGCCGCCACGAATTCCGCAATTCGGCTGGGTTTGGACACGTAGCTGGGCGCAAGCCGCTCCAGAATCATGCGCGTGGCGCGGTTGACCGCGCGGCCGGGCCGAAGGATTGCCATTATGCGACCGCCATGGCGCTGGTGAGCGTATCGGTAACCCGCGCGTTTTCTTTCGCGCCGCGCACATGTGCCAGAAGCGCCGCCTGGCCCGAGATGCGCGCATTGAGCAAGGCAGACTCCTCCCGCCGGATCGAATTGATTGCGTCGCCCAACAATACGGCGCTGTCCATGGGAACGGTTTTGAGCGGTGCGACGCCGGGGGGCAGGGTGGTCAGCGCCTCGCACGCCGGCATGATGAGCGCGCAACCGGCGGCAACAGCTTCGAACGCCGGCTGTGACAGGCCTTCGTCGTAACGCGGGTCGATCAGCGCCACGGTGCTGGCGGCATAGGCCGCCGCCCGCGCGTCCGGCGTGGTGGTCGCCTCGATGATCCGCACCGAAATTTCCGCACCCTGCGCGTTAAGCTGGTCCAGCGTTCGCGCGGCCGTGTCTGCATCGGCGGCATGCACTGCGGCTGCAAAGATTTCATGGCGCTGCGGGCGGGAGACAAAGGGGTCCAGCGCGAATGCGGGTGCGATCACGTCCATCTCAACGGCGCCGCCGATGAGCGCGATCCGTCTGGCGAAGGTTTCGTCAAGGGCGATCCGCTTCATCGGCTTGGCCAGAAGGCGGTAGCCGTAGGCGCCCTTGCCCTCGGTGGACGCCACCGTGGCGGACTGGATGAGGTGGAGAAAGCGCGGCGTGAGCGGACCGTAGCGCGCGGTCACGATGTGGTGGACCGATGGCGACGAGAAGACCACCAGATCGTCGCGTCCCGGCCGGAACGCAGCGATGTCGGTGATTGCCCCGTCGGGCGCGGGCGCGAATGCGTCCTGGCTGAGGAACCCCTCGATCCCGGTGCTGGTGAGCGGCATCACAACGGTTTCGATGCCGGCGCGCTGCGCGTAGGCGGCATAGGCAAGAAGGCGGCTGCGGACGGACCACGGCTCCTCGCGTGCAATGGCAGCAACGACACGCATCAGGCAAGCCCCGCAAAGAGGGTCCGGTCAGAGCGCCATTCCGCCATGTCCCGGCAGGCTCTTGCGACGGAATTGTCGAATTCGCCGCGCAGTGCCCTCTCACTGAACGCCGCGATGTCGGCTGCGGTGATGGCGCCGGTGAGGCAAATGCCCGGAAATTCCGAAAAATACTCGTCCAGCCCGGTTCCGGCCTGGTGCAGCACCGGCATTCCGGCGGCAATTGCCTGAAGGACGCGCCATGAGGTTGTGCACGGCCCGGTCGGCGCCAGCGGTGCCCATTCCACGTAGCCATATCCGAGCGCGAGAACTTCCGCATCGTTCACCGACGACAGCCTGGACAGGAGGGTGACGTTCGCCATCAACCGCAGCGCCCCATAGTCCATGGCGTGAGGTGCCTCCGGAACGGGCGGCGGCATGATGACCAGTGCTTGCGTCTCCGGGGCGCCGCGCAGGTGCTCGGTGAGGGCGGCCAGCATTGCGCCGGGATCGCCGCGCTGCGGCGCTGCTTCCCCGGCAATCAGACACGCGCGCCGCGCAGCTACGGCATGGCGGTCCGGCGCGTGGTCCACCACCGGGCTTTGCCGGTTGAGCCGCGCTGTGATGGAACGCTCGGCAAGCGCGCGCGAATTGATGAAGGTGCGGTCGGCAATGGACAGCATCTGCTGATGAATGTCGGTTGCGATGGTCACCTGATCGGGTCCGCCGCCTTCCTGCGCGACCTCCAGCGCTCGCAGCTGGGTGATGTCGTAAACGATCCTGTGCCGCTGCTCCGCGAAGCCGGCTTCCTCGGCAAAGTCGGTATTGGTGAAGACGAAGGTGGCGGGCGCGATGCGGCTGCTGAATGTCTCGAATTCGGCCGACGCGATGATGATGGTGTCATCGCGCGCCAGAGCGAGAACCGCATTCCGGCGCTCGGCCTGAAGCCGGTTGAACCGCTCCAGAAACAGGACAAAGCGCACGGTGGAAAACACCTCGCGCGCCTGCTGCGCCAGCTGTGCGGCGCGCAGCCCGTCGGGACGCGTCAGCCAGCCAAAATGCGGCGGCAGCGCATTGACGACAATATAGCAGGTTCCCGTCAAACAACGTACTCGCCGTAAACGCACCCGAGGGTTGCGTCCTGCCGCTCGCCCAGGATCGACACGTGGTGGACGTGAAAGGGTTCCGGCCGTGCATCGACGAAGTCGGTCAGAATTTTGTCCACCGGGGTTTCGTTGTCCAGAACGAACGGCGCGACCACAGCAACCGATTGCGTGAGCCGGAGGGTGCGCAGCTGCTCCACTTCACCCGGATCGACGAACAGAAGGGTGGGTGTCACCGAGTGGAACGGCCCGTCCATGCCGGTGCGGATCATCGTTGCGGACTGCATGACCGTCTGTGCAAGGCTTCCATGGTCACCGACCACAAGCCAGAAATGCTGCACCGCGGCAATGGAGGGCGGCACTTCGGCATTGCCGGCGCGGGAGAAATCGGCCTTTGACAGGTTCGCGAAAGCGCTGAGCGTCTGCGGCAGCTGCACATCCGGCAGCGTGGACAGCCAGTCAAGCGCGGTCTCGAACCTGTGCTCGGCGAACCCGCTGCGCGGGAGGGTGCCGGGCGACAGCACGACCCCGTCATAAGGTGAGAGCACCACCGTGCGCGCCTCCAGCAGAAGCGACAGATGGGCCGCGTCCGCGGCGGTGGTGATGAGAAACAGTGTCGGCCGGGCACTGC
This window encodes:
- the ntrC gene encoding nitrogen regulation protein NR(I); protein product: MTGTILVADDDGAIRTVLNQALSRAGYDVRCTGNAATLWSWIDRGEGDLVITDVIMPDENAFELLPRVKKRRPDLPVVVISAQNTFMTAIRASERGAYEYLPKPFDLKELISVVGRALAEPRSRQLEKLPDVGEPMPLVGRSPAMQEIYRVLARLMQTDLTVLIHGESGTGKELVARALHDYGKRRKGPFVAINMAAIPKELIEAELFGYEKGAFTGATSRHPGRFEQAEGGTLFLDEIGDMPMEAQTRLLRVLQEGEYTTVGGRTPLRTNVRIVAATNRDLRQWIGQGLFREDLYFRLNVVPLRLPPLRERKEDVPDLAHHFFAVCEAEGLPVKRMDTEAVAALQNHRWPGNVRELENLIRRIAALYPEDVITAQHIENELDDGPAQPAATPAGNPSETLQESVERHLSDYFAEFGSALPPPGLYHRIMRDVEYPLVSAALAATRGNQIKAAELLGVNRNTLRKKIRDLDVRMMRGVR
- a CDS encoding YqaE/Pmp3 family membrane protein: MADIIRIICAVLLPPLGVFLQVGLGLQFWLNILLTLFGYIPGIIHAIWIIARR
- the cysS gene encoding cysteine--tRNA ligase, which translates into the protein MNASISLHDTRTRRKAPFTPIDPANVRVYVCGPTVYDLAHIGNARPNIVFDVLFRVLRQTYGADHVTYVRNFTDVDDKINARAAERGISIAELADGTIAAFNADMAALGCLEPTRQPRATHHIADMRQMIDRLVETGNAYVAEDHVLFAVASMDDYGALSGRSLDEMMAGARVEVAPYKRDPMDFVLWKPSREGEPGWPSPAGIAAEGRPGWHIECSAMAHTHLGDTFDIHGGGIDLAFPHHENERAQTKSALGVSEMASVWMHNGFLQVEGRKMAKSEGNFITIRDALSEASGAVVRLAMLMTHYRQPIDWTATRLGEADAILKAWTHAPAAAAPGAVDEAVLAALADDLNTPLAIARLGELARSGADTLDASALLLGIDVAAIRTTTTAASNNARAAIAPQVEALIADRLAARADRRFADADRIRDEIVALGVRIMDGKAADGTLVTEWDLGG